CAAATATTAACGCATCCCccctcatcttcatcttcagaagattcataAGTTTTAGAGGCTTCACAAGCTTCGGTTTCCTCGCCCGAATCATTCCATTTAACAGAGTGTGTTGGACTATCTTCATTGTCCGCATCTGAATCCTCAGAGGGGTCTTCAACTAGGGGAATATTAATTTTCAAGACTTCACTATCTAAAGTGTCCCCAACTTCCTGCTTTGGAGGATCTTCCTTATTTACACAACCCTCTGTATTCACATTCAAGTGTTTGATGAACACTTCTAACTCTGTCAAATTGAGCAAACCGGCCTAAAAAATTGGCTTAGGAttgatgttgcgtttctccaactcgccttatatatataacagtTGTTGTGtcgtatctttaaaagtttagGAGACTTTGGATGTTAACATCTGTATATTATAAACACAATACTTTATTAGTCTCAAAAACATGAAAGTATTGACAAATGAAAGTAAATTTTTCCATTCAATACCTTTATGTCGTGTTAAGGTAATTCCAATAAATGAAATGGAATCTCAGGTTCATTTTCGTTAACTGTTGGGCGTACCCTTTCCCTCCCACGTCCAAAACCATCTGCTCGAGATTCTAACATGCTAATAATCTTTGACAATGTGATGTCATCCCAGCAAGAGATGATTAGAAAAGACCTTTGGTAAGGATTTCGTACACCATttacaaaaacaccatctatgTAGTATATCTGAAAGAAAAGGGGAACATGTTAGTTAATATTTCATATCAAGAGAGTAATTATTAGTGAATAGAATATTTACCAATAAAAAGGTTAGAGGTCCACCAAAATAGGGCTTTTTTCCTTTTGTATCATTTGATTTTCATCTTCGGACACTCTCAACCAATCCTTGTAGTGTGAATTTGCACCAGTTCAGGTTCTTTATGTTCTCAACATCCATTATggatttgataattttgaacctaaattaatataatacatgaataagtattcacaaatacaaatagatatataatagatttgaaaaaatatttacttggcttgtgaattttgaacttgacataaaaaacttgagacaacaaagacaatgaagtcgattttgaaatcgtcgtctgcacttgtgttacttaatatgcAGGGTATCATAGCATTGTTTCAGGAGCTGAAGTTGATTCCTTTATGCTGCATTTGACCCTCCAAGCCCTCAAGAATAAATAATAGTCAGGGTCATGTATGTCGATCCCAATGGACTCAACTATGTTCATTGTCCCTCTAGGGAGGTTTAGCACGGACTGGACAAGgtcttcatcgataaggatGTGATCACCGTTGGGCAATACTAGAGAACTCTTGTGGTCGAAAGTTCTGACTAcgtgttttgaaaaatgaatagGAAAATTTGGAGATATccaatgtaagaagagaaccaaacctaATTTCCTTCACATCTTCTTTCTGTTCTACACTaagtttttgaataatattgaAAGGCCATTAAGGGATGATCTTATTTGAAATGCTACTTTTTTTTACTGGTTTTGGGGGAGGTGGTAATTCTTGATCGAGAGGTGTAGCTGTAGTAGTATCAGTATCAGTAGTTGTAGAAGCAACAATAGAAGTTGATTCATCGGTCAATAACTTCGTCTTCGtattcctcttcctcttcctttcatattgATTCATAATAACCCTACAACACATAATTTTCAGTGAGAGAACAAAAATCagtattttacaaaataaatggaatAAACTGGTATAATAGTAATGAAAATACTAGAAACAcaatatgaatcaaaataaaCTACCTTTTTGATTTATTGTCCGCGTTATCGTTGGATATAGGGACGGTTTTGTTTATGCTATTACACACCGCCAAGACGAGCTGTCGGCCGTTGAAAGTATCCACTAGCATGTTCTTGCATTAGTTTTGTCACATTTTCACAAGAAATCTTTGTAGCATTGAAGAATAGCACTAGGGTTTCAAATTTTAAAGATGATCGgtgagggagagagagagagagaatgtgAATAGTCTCTTGACAAAATGAATAGTGGGATTGCAGCgggaaaattttgttttaatcctTCATTTAGTGATTTTAGCTtcacataaattaaaatataaaagaagataGCTTCACTAGGTTGCGCTTGTAAAATCAGAAAAGAAGATAACTTCACTAGGTTGTGCTTGTAAAATCAGAAAAACATATAGCTTCACTAGATTGCGCTTgtaaaatcagaaaaaaaaacaaaaaattaatgcTTCACTAGGTTGCGCTTGCAAAATTATAAAAGCATATAGCTTCACTATGTTGCGCTTACAAAATCAGAAAAGTAGATAGCTTCACTGGGTTGCGTTTGTAAAATCAGAAAAGCAGATAGTTTCACTGGTTAGCGCGCTTATTTTAATTCTCCAATAGGGTTTACGTATATgcatgaataaatgtttttacacaAACGTTTAAAGGTCTTTACATTAATGTGTtagaggttttacatgaacttCTAGGCATATAAATTGTCACACAAAAGCGCCTCGCTTCAGTCTGTTTTACATAGAGAGTGGagcgaaggaagcttcactcaATAGCGCCTCTCttcattccgttttacatgaAAATTGAAGCAAATGACGCTTCACTCAATAGCACCTCTAAGTGAAGCGAATGACACTTCAATCAATAGCGCCTCTCTTCAGTCCATTTTACATGGAGAGTGGAGCGAAGGATGCTTCACTCAATAGCGCATCTCTTAAGTCCGTTTTACATGGAGAGTGGAGCAAAGGACGCTTCACTCAATAACACCTCTCTtcattccattttacatggagATTGAAGCGAAGGACGCTTCACTCAATAGCGCCTTTCTATAGTTCGTTTTACATGGTGCTTCATCTGAACCCGGAATGAAATCTAGGTTTTagttctctctcttcctttcaacccgaccattgatttattaatttaataatgcTGCTGAAATCTGATTGGTCCGAAATAGGGGAACACCCCATTTGGTAGTAGAAGATCTGAATTGACTTGGGTGAGGGCATGGCCCTGCCATTGTCCGGCTACAGCGTAGTGATCCGACAACCGTGCATAGATATTTTTGGCCAACTTTggtcaatattatttttatttttccctaaaaacaatatttaataacaaatatagtctatatatttgattttttacattatttatgttttatattttatttaaataattcataatttaattattttggaatcCGATCGATAAAATATGGgtcccaaattatttaattattttattcctGAGCAATGAGCCCTTAAAAGaggttttagaaaaataaatttattaactaggattatttttaaaaaattataaattcaggGACAAAAATAAGTGTATACAACTATTTATAcactttgtttatttattaaaacctAACACATATGACTAAGGATAAATCTAAACTTAAAATGTGACTAGGCTTGTGTCAATCTATCAGTAGGGAATGTGTCTAGGTTGTGTCATtgtgcaaaaaataaataaattgttggaATTggtgataaatatattaataccaagttctaattaaattaaagataagaagattatatatttaatttatttgttgaagAATTAATGttgtaaaaaaactaaaaataaaagagttaaTCGTAGTGATTGATTTTGATTAGAGAATTGAAGTATAGTTGTGATGATGTCATGTTCATCATTGATCCAAGTATTGATCCATGTCTTGAAAATGACATCAGTAGAGCTTGGAAGAAAGCACAACAGTTGGAAGAAAAATAAGATAGAAGAGGACaagttaatttgaattatttgttgcATAACCAAAGCTGAAAGTGATAACACACtactgaaaattttcaaatttggcAATTGTGGTAACAATTGCATACCCTCTATTTGACTTATCCTCTCTAATTTTCTGAACTTTGGCTATTTAATAGATGTTAAAGAGAACCCTAGAAGATAGAGTTGAAATTTGTAGTGAGTTGAGAGGTTCATTTCAAGTGAGGTTGCCCTAGAGAACATTCCAAATTTTCAATTCTTAGTGTTTCTTGTAAATCTTTGTGTATCTTCTTGTAACTTCactattttatctttaatttccTTGCTCTAGTTTGGCAAGTGGATGTAGGCATTTTGCTGAACCACTATAAAAATCATGTGTTGTTctattgttattttctttcttggTTCACTTCTTTTATTCTTCAAGCAATATCTCTATGAAGAGATCTTGTGTGTCAAACGTTATCATCAAGTTTGGTTGGTTAGTGAACTATTGTGTTGCCCAAGTGTAGTAACTTATTGCACATCTCTCTCaaaaagtggtatcagagcattaTTTGCTCATAGCCTTGTGAAGGTTTACACTTAGTTAGAAActagtaaaattattttggtttcTTGGTTGGTTTAACATGGCTAGTAGTTTTTGCATTGTGAAGTTTACTAGAACAAATAATTTTGGGATATAGAGGTTGAATATGAAATCTCTTTTGGTTAAAAAATGAATGGTCGATTCCCTACTTGGAGAAGAGAATATGCCCAAAACTCTTCCGGGTGacaagaaaaattatatttttgtcaaAGCTCAATCCCTTATCATTTTGAGTTTGGGTGATAAAGTATTAAGAGAGGTGTTGGGTTTTGTCCTCCTAGCTGGAGAGACCAACTTGGTGTGAACTTTATTTAGGCCCATAGTATATAATGTGAAGGGACATTATATTTCATTTGGGTTAACTAGGTTTTGAGAACAACAAGAGAGAGAATAGAGCAAAACATATTCAGGGTTTTGAGGTATCAGCTGGAGAAGATTTATGTTTATTGGAGTTTACACTATTTGATCGACTTCAAATGTTGACAGTTTGTTGGTTATTTCTTGGACTACATTCTGAACGGTAAAGATCTATTTTTTAAAGCTTTCTAATTCAAtccaataaaaatcaaaattacataattaataagGTTGGTTGATCTTGTTCTTTATGTTCTTTGTTGTTATTTGTCAAGATTGTTATACATGGTTGTCAAACACATTagtgtcaaaataataaaagaaaccAACCACGAAGTAGTCCACGGTACAAATCTAGTTCTAAATACTGGACTGATCTTTTGTGTTTGCTGGACTATAAAGGATTGAAAGGTGATCGTGTTATAATTGATCTCTAATTTGGTTATATCTAGAGTGAACTCTTACTTGTAACCTTGTTGATGATAATGGATTGTTAAGTGGTCTGCTCAGGTCCCGTAGTTTTTATTTTCGATTTGAAAAGAGGTTTTTCCATATAAAATTTGTCTTGCATTGTGGTGTtgattttattctatttttttcatcttttatactcaattaattgggaaaatattatgttttgaatAATACATTTTCCCATTAAGAGATTGCAAAGGAGGTCACACATGCATCTCTTTGGTTGAAGCTAAAATCTATTTACATGACTAAATCTCTTgtgaaaaatattgtttatgaaGTAGAAGCTCTTTGCATATATGATGGTAGCCGAAAATACCATGGAGGAAAAGCTTGATGATTTCTTGAAAATCATTTTAGATTTGGAGAATATTGAGGTAAAGGTCGAAGATGAAGAACAAGCTCTCTTATTGTTCCAAAGCCTCCTTAAATCCTATTCAAACCTAAATGACACAATGTTGTATTTAAGAGAGTTCATCCCCATTGGAGAAGGTTCACAATGCCTTGTAGTCCAAATAAATGTCAAACATTGTTATTGGAGTTAAAATCTATGGAGATGCATTGATGCGATTaaaacgatgatgatgatgatgatgagtacGACAAATATGTGAGTATTGTCTATTTCAACTCtataaatgtgaattttatttattcttgcAACCCAAATGTATTATGctagtttaatattaaaataattaggttactccaaaaaaaatataactagaTTTTGATGGAACAACCCAAATAAATCCAATAATGATTAtcttagaaaaatattttatcttactGTGTTAATCtcgttttaatttatataaatgttttaaacaaTGAAATTTTAATCAAGTATAGGGTCAAAATTGCTCAAAAATAAGTTATGGTTCGTTTTGTCGAGCGCTGGAGTTTAATTTTGATACGCGAAAAAAGAAATGCATGGGGCCAAAATCTACTTATTCATTAATCGAAAAAAACTAATAAGGAAGAAGGATGGTACCGTTTAACGTTCTTCACTAAAATTAGCAACCTCCGGGGCCTCCTCAACGTCTAAGTCCCGAACGAATATCTTAGATCGCACTCACATAAGCAAACGCCTCGTAACTTGTCGCAAATGGTGATGTCACACCCCAAAAATCATCTTTTCTAGACCGAGGAATCTATGGTATTGACAAAGATTTAGGACCGTGGATGATGGCACCCAGGACCGagtggtccgaccgatgattCTACAGACAAGGAATTATCTAGTAAGTACTTTTTCTACTGTTTTCTAAACTCACACAGTTCTAActattcatgtattttatataaacgatgcataTGGTTTTCAAAGCATGTTTTTATTGAATGTTCATGGTTTTCTAAAGAAGGATGTTTTTAAGTTAGGGCTATGGAATCTAAGTGATCATGATGAAAGAATTGACGGTCATGGGAGGATAGCTACCAAAATGAGCTTTAGTAGTCGGATTCCAAAATATGTGTTGACGGTATTGAAGGATGGATGCCTCACCTTGGGGATCAGCTCCCAAGGTCTAGGGTCCCAAACATGTGCTCAAGTATGAAACTGTGCACACGGATGATGATATACCCTTAAAAACACTCATGGATACAATGTAgtaaaatatcttttatgtattacttttaaaatgCTTGTTGGGTCtatcgactcactatgcttgtgtggtgtaggaacTCAGCCACGAGTTTTTATGACATGTGAAGGAAGATTTGGAGTGGAGCATGGTGCGGGAAATgcgtgtggaaggagggaccgagaccgtaGGACCGACTTTTTGATCAATCATTTCAACACTAACCCTAAAAAGGCACCCTAGAACTTTCGCATTTATGTTCGAAATCGCGTTGATTTAGGTGGaagaaattagaaaattagGGTGTAACAGGTGAAGCTTCAGCAATAACCACGATTTTCTAGAACTGGATGAAAAATTTGACGTTCTTAGAATGGGGAAGAGTATTTGTACCGCTCAGGGAAATTagaatttatatgattttgacatatttaatctTTGAATTTGGTTCTTAAAGAATGTTGGGgtgatttttaattatatccAGAACCGCGCAAAGAAAAATAACaacttacaaaaaaaacaaactttttcaaagatattttttaactttcggatttttcaattttactttttttttttataaagtaattaatttatttgccTGTATCTATTTTAAAACTAacatgaaataattattattttattattctttttttttaaacacatttttccGGCAGGCTTTATGATTAATccggaattttatttaatgtgaTCAGCTTTGATGGAGAAacataacaaattttaatattttgactttttttttgaTAAGATGTATAtagttatgaattaaattaGGATGAATGTATTGCCCTGGGcccttttttaaaattttgaattttgcaTGGAAGAAATTTAACGTTAGATATAATATGGTGCAGTATGGGACTTGGACCATTTCCACAAAACCTAATTTACATCTTGACATAAGttaatcaaacctaaattaCATTACTTATCATACATGAAAATCACATATATTAGTTGATGAGAACATAATTTGCATCATCTACAAATTGATCGGATCCAGTTGGAGGCAGGTTATGACGAGAAACGTTCTTTCGAACCTTAGCATGAGTTTCAGCTTCGTGCTGGAACATTTTAACTAATTCTTGAAGTTCCAACTTCCTGACTTGAACCTTCTCTTCATCTATGGGCTTTTTCAGGCCAAGGTAGAGAATCCCAACACTGATCAACACAATTCCCAAGATAACAACAAGGGCAGTAAACAGTGCAAACGCATATGGAGTGTTTTGTGCTCCTGGGATTCCATCAACATTGATGCCAAACAGCCCTGTTATGATCGACAGAACAAGTCCACATCCTCCAAACACAGCCAAATTATGGGTAACACGGAGACTCCTATCCTACATTCACATATCATATATAGTAGTAAAAAACGAGTGAAATAAAAAAGtcatagaataaaataattactaaaCGCTGAAATAAACCATTGAAGAGAAGAGCTGATCATAGTACAAGTTAACCAAGCTAATCAGATATTCAACGCATTGTTAACACAAAAGAAGATCTTCTAACAATAACAAGGAGGGGTCTTGCTTCCAGTCGAAGAATTTAACAAGGAGATCCTATATCATAGTGCTTGGAAAACATCTATACCAATGCTCAATATAAGTCAAATTGATGAGACTATTTTGAGCATGTATAGTTAACTATGGTGTTTGACAGTCAAAACAAGTTATATTACCCCGGATTCGGTGGGTATGAGTCCTAGTAGATATGTCGCTTGTCAATTTGAGATTTTGAAAGCAAAACAAGACGAGCACTTTTTTAATGATAGGACCCAGAGTTATATTCGGGTATGGTACAGACCAGGAAATGACCCgcataaaattttcttttctgaGAGGGAAAAACCATTTCAGATTATGACCACATAAATGTAGAATGAACTTAACATTTGGATTTTGTATGCagtatttcaaataaaataagagattaaGATTGGTGTGTTCAAAATTTTAGGTAGAAAGTATTGAGATTCATGTCATCTTACAAAGCTTGTCCATCCCTATTTAACGGATGTATCTTGGTACTATAGCATCAGGATTAAGTATTCTATCATTCTatggttaaataaaattatgttgattTAAGATTTTACACTTATATTCAGCTCTTATAAATGAagtaaataattaacatatttttctaaGAAATTCAAACTCAAAACAATATTTGAGAGTTGACACCAACTtacttttaatttgaataaCATTCTTCATACCCATATAATAAATCCACACAGGTTGATATAGGATGAGGGTATTCTAGAGCAAACCTGCAACCAAGCACGCACGGTGCTTTGCATGACATCTTGGATGGTAAACAAGCGCCCACGAACTGCTTCCTGTTCCTCAATCATTTCTCTCGTACTCTTTCTTATTCCTTCTAGCAAAGTTTTGGTTATGTTACCCCTTAAATGTTGAATAAGCTCGAAAACAATCTCTTCTCTTGCATGGAGTGACCATTTCACTCTGATAACCTTCATTAGGAAAATTTCTCATAAATACATATAGCAAGAAAAAATGGAGAATATATACACAAATAAGCTCATGACATATTGGCATGcaaactttctatttttttccttattttgtTCCATAAAATACACATCCAAACTGAAAATGATTCAAGGGTAATCCAGTTATCCTAACATAATTCATATACAATGTGCTGCTGGTGCATACCAAACACAATTTACAATTCATGTTTGATGGGGTTATTAGGAATTTTATTCCAAATAACTACTTATTTCATTCTcaattaaatcattcaaatcatcaataaaaatatcaaattatccattatttataaaatttagatattaaatacaaaaagatattttagtaatttaaccgAAATAATccttttcatcaaacaaaattttgatttcataatccaatttttttctgaataaccctagatcaaacCAGCTCagttctctctctctctctctggtTCTATGTAACAGGAAATAGTGAAAGATGGTGATGTAAAGTATATATGGAGGAAAGAAAATGAGGGAAGACAACACAGAAAATGGGGAAGGAAATGGTGTAAAAGATATTAGCATCGTCTCTAACAGTAACGGGTCCATATGTCTAAATGAGTATTCATACGTTTAGATGAGCTTTTCATAATTCATAAGACTAGATAaactagttgtacaagtatTACGCCTAAATGatattttgatctcttaaaacTATATTTGTGAATCTAACGATAGATTGTAGAGATGTTTACCTCAAGCACACTAACAATCATTTAGTGATAAGACCTACTACTACATACCATCAAGGCATCAacattatagaaaaataaataattttgagtttttgaatttCAACCCTAGTTCATATCCCATGGGGTTAGattttagagagaaaataaattgattagCTTATTTATGGGTAAAGACCCATATACATGAGGGGATCTCTTTATTAAGggatatatcaaaataatcttAGGATACACATAGAAAACCCAAACTAATTCCGAAAGTTTAGGGATTATCTATGTAACCTAGTTTGAATATTTACACCCCCTAAAACTAAGCTAAAATATTATCTTCAAATCAAGAAGGACATGTGAGGGTGTTTATCCAGCCCAGATGTACTTGATTCAACCCAAAGATATGATGAGGGTATTTTAATGAAGAAATCCTGTGAGGATGCAGATGCAACACTGAGGCTTTACACGGCAACACGAAAAATGCAGAGGGGTGATGCCGAATTTTTGGCAATGGCGTTAAAGGAAGCTTGTAGGGCGTTGCTCAATTAACGATGCAACATTGGAATATCTAAGTTGGCACTAGAGTTTCTGACCGAGAGGAGATGATAGAGTATCTAAGGTGATGCAACTTTAGAATATCTTGATTTCTCCTTTATTTAGATCTTAGCCGCATCACACTTCGTGTGGTGACCAAATCCTATGTATTGAA
This is a stretch of genomic DNA from Impatiens glandulifera chromosome 4, dImpGla2.1, whole genome shotgun sequence. It encodes these proteins:
- the LOC124936357 gene encoding uncharacterized protein LOC124936357; translation: MELKFMNRRNHEDLKLFSIILNQEIRRLSRQVIRVKWSLHAREEIVFELIQHLRGNITKTLLEGIRKSTREMIEEQEAVRGRLFTIQDVMQSTVRAWLQDRSLRVTHNLAVFGGCGLVLSIITGLFGINVDGIPGAQNTPYAFALFTALVVILGIVLISVGILYLGLKKPIDEEKVQVRKLELQELVKMFQHEAETHAKVRKNVSRHNLPPTGSDQFVDDANYVLIN